The DNA segment cacccacccccttGTGATGCTCATAGCTGATTTTTCACCTTTGCCTTCATTTGGCTTAATTGTCCCCAGTTTTTGTCCTCTAAACCTGAGTAGCTAGGTTACTTTTGCTCACTGCTCTGCTGCTGATTTTTATCGGGGTAAGTACCACACGTGATGCCGAGTAAATCTTTTAGTCACTGTAATTTTAAGGCATGCCCTCTGTTTTCTGACAAGCTTTTGTAAGGACTTGTTGCACAAAACTACATTTGGGATAAATAGCAATTGGAACATTGGCACGAAATAAACAGTGTTATTtaatacatgtaaaatatttgcttacgttaattattttcatatttaggTGAAATCTAATTTTATCCCAGGCTGTGCAACCAGGCCTCCTCTGATGTTCTTTTGCATTATATTTGAATTGAATAATTCTGAAATCCTACCCAACTGGTTAATTcccctgtttttttctttagatgccCATTGTGCAGCAGGTGAATTGGATATTGTATCTCAGCACTGTTGGTTTGCGTGAGTGCAAAGCGGCTGTTCTCTACCATATAAAATTGATAACTATTCAAATGGTGTGCACTTACCTACCTGCTCCAATCTGTGCTTACACTGTGGGCAATTTTTATTCTCTTTGAGCGTTCATTATGCTTTTGATTGAAGAAGGAAGCTAaagcttctttctcttttttccctttagcaCAATGACAGTGTGCCTTAATGTTTCActctttctttccttcataTTTGGCCTGAAGAGTTAAACATTACCACTTTTTTGAAGATGCTGTTTGAAACAAGGATATGAAGGATGGGCATTGCGCTGTATAAATGTAGTGACTTTTGCTGCATAATTAAAGCTCACTCTGTAAATACAGACACCAGGAAATAACAGACAGGTTAGGTGAGACCAGACTTTTAAGATATTCAGAGCTGTGTTTCCACTATTAATAAGTAAGGCCAGGCacatttgattgttttttttttttttgatcttTGATGAGAGATTAAGCTAGATGAACAGAGGTGAAGGTTCAGTGCTTGGTCATCACAAATTGCTTTTTGATGTGAGGCAAGattggaaaaaatatatatttgtcaACATCCTAAACTTGTGTGCtaactgagtttttttttttttttttgcttgctttTTTCCCCACCGTTTGGTTTTAGGAGCTTGATGTAAAAGCAGGAGGTGGTTGTGTGATGACCATTGGAGAGATGCTGCGCTCCTTCCTGACCAAACTGGAGTGGTTTTCCACACTCTTCCCCCGTATCCCAGTGCCTGTGCAAAAAGTTATTGACCAGCAAATAAAGGCAAGGCCGCGGAAGGTACCTCAGAAGGAGACGCAAGAGGACGAGGACGGATTTGCAGAGTCGGGAAGGCAAGGGGAACGCCGGCGCTCCAGGTAACAGCAGTGATTCAAACTGAGTGTTTCTGCTGAGCTGTAGACTTCTCGACAGGTTATAGCTTTCATGGAGCAATAAACAGGACAAATTTGAGTCCTGCAGTGCGTGAGCTGTTGACTTATTTTCATGTTAACTTATTTTTCTGGCCCTTAGGTTATTTTTTTGTAACTAAAGAAAAGGTCTATCTTATTATTTCTCTCTTTAATGCCAGTTATTAAGAAAAGTATTTTAACAGTATAAATTGTCAAAGTTAACTACATATAAAAATTGTAATGTTCACAAAACAGTTTTTGCTTTCCACAAGGACTTTGATCATGAAATGTTATATAAGCTGTAAATACACAAGACAAGTTTGTTAATTAAATGGCTAAAAGTAACAGAAAAACGCGCAAACCTCTGTTAAACAGGTAGAACAGTCTCTTACCTTTAACTTTTTATAGACAAGTCATGCATGTGCATAATCAACAATAAAGGGACATTATTAGGTCATGAAAAAACCAAGGGATAGGTATTAAAGATGTCCATGATATAATATTTGTAGTCTGAATGGACACATCAGATATCCTCATCATTCTGTCAAACTTTCTCATTTATGTGCACTGAATGAGAAATCATTAGAATTCTAATAATAATGTAAAGGCGGTGAGGAACAGTTGTTTTGTAACAGCTTCTCAAATTTAATACatcagaataaaaataaattgcgGATTTAGAAGAAAGAGGGATTATATAACTGAACTGCCACAGGACTGAAGGAGCTCCTTTGATATTTAGTGGAGCATTTAGATTTCATTAGTCTCTccttgtgtgtgtctgacttGCCAGAACAGTGTGTGTTGTGTGGGAGATGGAGATAAAGCTTAGACAGCATCCTCCACATCCATCCTTTGGTGACCTTAGTGTAGAAAATCCAAAGCAAATAGTAACATTTGaagttttaaaagaatccatgttgcaaaaacaaaaaatcagatATCCACAATAAAGTTAGAATAGGTCATAGTGTTGAAATCTTAAGAATATGTATATGTGGAGGGTATTTTGCTGGGGTCCAAGCAAAATATGTCTACTGGGAAATTGGGTGGTCTCCTCTGTCACCCCATAATGATGCCACCATCTCAGATAACTTTGTTTACTCATAAACCACTACTGTCAGTGACATCAACCTTTGCTAATGCTGACATGCCCATGGAAACAGACACTGCACTATAAATAAGTGCAGTGTCTGCATATAAAACATCCTCATCTGTATATCTGTGCTGCAGTTTCGAATATCTGAACTCTGCCATGACTAAAAATACCacagtcttttaaaaaaaagttgtgtgTCAGTTAAATGTTCAAACGTAGGAGTGTGGAATTGTGCTcgtgtggttttgtttttgaagtaaATTGTTCTGAGATGATTCTGTCGCTCTTTCCAGGACACCCAGGCGGACACCGAGCCCCCGTAGGTCGCCCAAACGGTCAAGGAGCAGGAGCCACCATCGCGAGAGAGAGCGCCACGGGCCCAGCTTTGATCGAGAGCTGGAGAGAGAGCGTGACCGGCAGAGGAAGGAGAGGGAAGGCAGGGACCGAGACAGGGAGAGGGGGGACCGAGGGGACAGGGAAAGGCGACGCTCCCGTAGCGCGGACAGAAACAGAGAGCGCAAGAGAAGTCACAGCGGTAGCCGGGACCGTAGGAGCGAGCGCAAGGAGAAGGAAAGGGACGGCGGAGATGACAGGAGCAGGAGGAAGGACAGGGATCACCATAAAGACAGAGGCACTGAGAGGGAGAGGTCCAGGGATAAGAAGAGCAGGGGAGAGACTGATGACCGCAGGCACAAGGACGATAGGGAAAGACACAGGGATGAGAGGAAGGCCAAAAGGTCCAGCCGGAGTcgaagcagagagaggagacaCAAAAGTGGGGCAGAGGAGAAGAGCAGGAAAAGGGAGCGCAGCCACAGCAGGGAGAGGGACagggagagagatggagaaCAGCGCTCTCACAAACGTAGTCGCAGCAAAGAGAGGAGCCACCATCAGCGAGAGTCCAGCAATGACCATAGTAGACATAGAAGGAGTCCGAGCATCGAGTAAATGTCGCCTCGCAGCAATATTACTtgtgtttttcctcctctttttctaTATTCGGCTGTCTGCTCTGTCACTTGTGCTAAAAAGAAGGAACAGTTGCACATCGGACATTTGGATTTGTTGTCTATGGCCGATGTAATGTTGCTTTATGTTTTTCCGCTATTTCACTCCCCATTAGACCATCGTTAGTCTTCACTTGAATTCtggaaagtggaaaaaaaggcagtttaattttctattttctgttttgttttgttgtcccAGAAAGATGGGGATTTGTACATAATTTCTAAGGCTGTCTACACGCTGCACACGGACAGAGTTGACTTGCTGCTGGGCCGGATGCCTTCAGCACCATACTATCGCCATGTAGATTACACTTGAATGGTTGAAGTTCAACACCTAATGTAAAGGCCGTGTGGCTCAGCTAAAGCAGAACAGTTCTGTCTGTGATCACGTGTAAACGTCCTGAGAGCGTTTTAATCCTCTCAAATGCGGTCCGCAAAGGGTAATTTTTACAAAACACACTTGAGCCCTGCTTGTGTTGTGTTTCGGTTATTGCTCtgttgcattttgttttctaataaaacactttaaagaaaaaaacaacgtGTCGTTTGTACAACTCACACACTTGCATACACACAAAGAAGctgaaagaaaatattttcattattttattagaATGTAGTCTGAAAATTATTTGCATGTTAAATACACATTTATTAATGAtgataatttacaaaatgataATTAAAAACGCAGGAGGAACATGCAACTTCAACCAGCAGTAGACATAAACCCATCTTTATAAAGAGTTTTTAATAGAAGTATGAACTGGAGGACTGAgccttttattttaaagacaACTACTTCATTATCAGTGGTGAGGCTAATGCTGAATGCAGCTCATGGTACATGAGCAGAGAAACCCACATTAATTCCCACAATCTAATGTGCTTGTGTGTTAACAATTTGGCATCTAAGAGTTGActggattttaaaaaagggagaGGTGTGGAGGCCTCAGAAGTGCCTTTTCTGTTTACTATGGAAGCCCGCTGTCTGTCTGCACACATATGGGCTCAGACTCTGGCCCACTAGCGTCTCCGTAAATGGCCAGCACAGAGATGCAGTAGGTGGCGTTTGGTCTCATATCAGTGAGCATGATGCTCTCCCCATACACCGTCAGCTGCTGGTGCTCGTGGGACCTGCTTTGCTTTATAACCAGCAGGCTGTAATAGGAAGCACCCTCCACCTTAGACCACGTGATGGAAATGACTGTtgatgttgtgtgtgtgacatccAACATGGGAGCTGAAATGCTTCCTgataaaggggggaaaaaaaaagagttctcAATAAAGTCCAGGAGGACCTGAAACTTCAGAGTGTGATGAAGCTGGTAGACGTGGAAGTTAATTCTTATAAAGCTCTAAAATCAAAACTAAATAGAATAAAATCCAACAAACTCACCATTCAGTGACATCTGTTCTTGGAGATCTCTTCTCCTGCGTGCGTGCGTCACCACTAAAGACAGAAGATCAGTTTAGATCTTAATTAGTTGTTTTTAAACGTGTCTTAATTGTCACCACAAGGCTACTGAACCGTactttttgtgacatttgttGCTTCGCTTTCTCCAGCGGCGTTGCTGGCGGTGATCGCCAGATCACTGGAAGCGATGTTGGACAGAGAGCAGGACAGCTGTGCAGTGCTGCACAGCTGGACCTTTGGCGTTATGCTGTTGTCATACACCGTGTAGCTGACGGCAAACACTGAGGCGTTCCACGAAACTGTGGCGAAGGAGCTGTTTCCGGTGTACACTACACCTGATGGTGGACAAGGAGCTGAGAGAGAAAAATGGGATTTAAATAAGTTCATTAATTGTTTTatctaaaagaaagaaagaaagaaagaaatacatatacacaaacacatcagaCCATAAATGCAAAAGCCATCGCTGTGTGCTTTGGAGAGCAATGATGTCCGTATTTGACACCTGTCAGCATCCACTATAAAGTCAGCGTTGATCATTTAAATGAACTGTCCCTTTAAATAGCCCACAAAACTTCACTTCTGTGAAGCCTGAAATCCCACAGCAGATTAATAAAACCAAAATTTTATTAGCAGGCTACTTTTGCCATGTTTGTTACATTTAGTAGTGTTTAGAGAGGTTGACTTCTGTAAATGAttgttcatttaaaataaaaagtattgtGATGGATCTCAGGGTCAGTCTAAAGCCACAGGCTTTCCTCCTCCCTGCCCGTACACCCACACAGTTCTCCATATCTGAGGATGTCCTGATTGAGGCATTTTTATCAGAATTTAAAAACTATACTCTTTCCAAAAAAGATAGAAAGCTTCCTGTCATTTATACTAATTGGACACTTTTTAaagtacaccttgctagtacttgGTTGAACCCCTTGTTGttgccttcagagctgccttaattcatggcacagattcaacaaggtgctggaaacattcctcagaaatGTTTGTATCATAGTGACATGACAGCATCGCACAGTG comes from the Oreochromis aureus strain Israel breed Guangdong linkage group 18, ZZ_aureus, whole genome shotgun sequence genome and includes:
- the prpf38b gene encoding pre-mRNA-splicing factor 38B; its protein translation is MATVGNQLPTQAVSKPTSGKHGNVLPLWGNEKTMNLNPMILTNVLSSPYFKVQLYELKTYHEVVDEIYFKVTHIEPWEKGSRKTAGQTGMCGGVRGVGTGGIVSTAFCLLYKLFTLKLTRKQLMGLITHTDSPYIRALGFMYIRYTQPPTDLFEWYDGFLDDEEELDVKAGGGCVMTIGEMLRSFLTKLEWFSTLFPRIPVPVQKVIDQQIKARPRKVPQKETQEDEDGFAESGRQGERRRSRTPRRTPSPRRSPKRSRSRSHHRERERHGPSFDRELERERDRQRKEREGRDRDRERGDRGDRERRRSRSADRNRERKRSHSGSRDRRSERKEKERDGGDDRSRRKDRDHHKDRGTERERSRDKKSRGETDDRRHKDDRERHRDERKAKRSSRSRSRERRHKSGAEEKSRKRERSHSRERDRERDGEQRSHKRSRSKERSHHQRESSNDHSRHRRSPSIE